One window of Halopseudomonas maritima genomic DNA carries:
- the rseP gene encoding RIP metalloprotease RseP, with protein MDLLSTLLATVVALGLLVTIHEYGHFWVARRCGIKVLRFSIGFGPALVRWHDRKGTEYAIAAIPLGGYVKMLDEREAPVAEHELDQAFNRKTVKQRIAVVAAGPIANFLLAIVAFWIVAVVGFSTIAPVLGPVPQGTPAAEAGLHSGLELTSVDGTSIRTWQDVNLQLIRRLGESGTLEVIAKPFEGGVETRYQLRLDDWLKGVEEPDPMAALGLTSWQPEIPPRLGQVASDGAAAEAGLQPGDLILAIDGEPVSDWLTQVVPAIQASAQQTLDILVERDGERFEIALTPRPKAANDVVVGYVGAGVEGVEMPPHMRRQISYNPLVAVPVAVNKTWEMTVLTLDSLKKMLTGLVSAKNLSGPITIAKVAGASAKSGLESFLSFIAYLSISLGVLNLLPIPVLDGGHLVYYVAEWIRGKPLSERIQTWGLQIGLSLIVGVMLFAIYNDISRLGG; from the coding sequence ATGGATCTGCTGTCTACGTTGTTGGCTACTGTGGTTGCCTTGGGGCTGCTGGTCACCATTCACGAATACGGACATTTCTGGGTGGCCCGGCGCTGTGGCATCAAGGTGCTGCGCTTTTCTATCGGTTTTGGTCCGGCGCTGGTGCGTTGGCACGACCGTAAGGGTACAGAATATGCCATCGCCGCCATTCCCTTGGGCGGTTACGTCAAAATGCTGGACGAGCGCGAAGCGCCCGTTGCTGAGCACGAGCTGGACCAGGCTTTCAATCGCAAAACCGTCAAGCAGCGCATTGCGGTGGTCGCCGCCGGCCCGATTGCCAACTTTCTGCTCGCTATTGTGGCGTTCTGGATTGTCGCTGTGGTGGGTTTCAGCACCATTGCTCCGGTGCTTGGCCCTGTGCCGCAGGGTACGCCGGCTGCTGAAGCGGGCCTGCACTCCGGGCTGGAGTTGACCAGCGTCGACGGCACATCGATCCGCACCTGGCAGGACGTTAATCTGCAGTTGATTCGCCGGCTTGGCGAAAGCGGTACGCTGGAAGTGATAGCAAAACCCTTTGAAGGGGGCGTCGAGACCCGTTACCAGTTGCGTCTGGATGACTGGCTCAAAGGCGTCGAGGAGCCCGACCCGATGGCGGCGCTGGGCCTGACCAGCTGGCAGCCGGAAATTCCGCCGCGACTAGGCCAGGTAGCCAGTGATGGCGCCGCAGCCGAGGCTGGTCTGCAGCCGGGAGATTTGATCTTGGCAATCGACGGCGAGCCGGTCAGCGACTGGCTGACCCAGGTCGTGCCGGCAATTCAGGCGAGCGCGCAACAAACCCTGGATATTCTGGTCGAACGCGACGGCGAGCGGTTTGAGATTGCCCTGACACCACGCCCGAAAGCTGCCAATGACGTTGTAGTGGGGTACGTGGGTGCCGGTGTGGAAGGGGTCGAAATGCCCCCGCATATGCGGCGCCAAATCAGCTACAACCCCCTGGTGGCGGTGCCGGTTGCGGTAAATAAAACCTGGGAAATGACAGTCCTCACTCTGGACTCTCTGAAGAAGATGCTGACCGGGCTGGTCTCGGCAAAAAACTTGAGTGGCCCGATAACCATTGCTAAAGTGGCGGGCGCTTCGGCCAAGTCGGGGCTCGAGAGTTTTCTTAGCTTTATCGCGTACTTGAGTATCAGTCTCGGGGTGTTGAACCTCCTGCCGATACCGGTTCTGGATGGTGGTCACCTGGTGTACTACGTGGCCGAGTGGATCAGGGGTAAGCCTCTTTCCGAGCGAATTCAGACATGGGGGCTGCAGATCGGGTTGAGCCTGATCGTGGGTGTCATGCTGTTTGCCATTTATAACGATATTAGTCGCCTCGGCGGCTGA
- the bamA gene encoding outer membrane protein assembly factor BamA, whose amino-acid sequence MKRYLLPALFSMLMAQGAFADAFQISDIRVNGLQRVSAGSVFTSLPLNIGDEVDDQELVDATRALFRTGFFQDIQLGRDGNVLVINVVERPSISSIELEGNKAIKSEDLLTGLSAAGLAEGEIFQRATLEGVRNELLRQYVAQGRYSADIDAQVIPEPRNRVALKIIIDEGSVASISHINVVGNTVFPTEDLVDLFELKTSGWLSFLRNDDKYSREKLAGDLERLRSYYLDRGYINMDVASTQVSITPDKKHVYVTVNINEGERYSIRDVSLSGDLVVAESEVQRLMLVEPGQIFSRQVMTSTSDLISRRLGNEGYTFASVNGIPEIHEEDKTVSVTFYVDPGKRAYVNRINFRGNTKTEDQVLRREMRQMEGGWASTYLIDQSKTRLERLGFFKEVNVETVPVPGADDLIDVNYSVEEQPSGSVTASLGFSQSSGIILGGSISQNNFFGTGNRVSIGANRSDYQTSLSFGFMDPYFTVDGLSFGYNAFYRTTDYDELDVDVTSYAVDSYGAGFNFGYPISDNSRLSFGMSAQHDKIKSGVYTVQEILDFLRNEGDNFTNLFFDTSWSQTTLNRGVFPDRGYSQNLSWRVTVPGSDLEFYTMDYKAQRFFPMTEDLTLRLHTDLGFGRGLGGTDQMPFYEHYYAGGIGSVRGFEDGTLGPKSTPNAADPDQESLPFGGNIKITGGAEVVFPAPFVKDQRSLRTALFFDVGNVYDTQCTRKVTVEGDANPGCGEVDLGELRYSVGVGLSWLTALGPLGFSLAMPLNSDSGDDTQVFQFTLGQSF is encoded by the coding sequence ATGAAACGTTACCTATTGCCTGCGCTGTTCTCCATGTTGATGGCGCAGGGCGCCTTTGCAGACGCCTTCCAGATCTCCGATATTCGCGTTAATGGCTTGCAGCGGGTGTCTGCTGGTAGCGTATTTACCTCTCTACCGTTGAATATCGGTGACGAGGTCGATGATCAGGAATTGGTTGATGCCACCCGCGCGCTGTTCCGTACCGGTTTCTTCCAGGATATTCAGCTGGGCCGCGACGGCAATGTACTGGTCATTAACGTGGTCGAGCGCCCCTCTATTTCGTCCATCGAGCTTGAAGGCAATAAAGCCATCAAGAGCGAAGATCTGCTGACCGGCTTGAGTGCAGCTGGCCTGGCCGAGGGCGAGATCTTCCAGCGCGCGACCCTGGAGGGCGTGCGCAACGAGTTGCTGCGCCAGTACGTCGCCCAGGGCCGTTATTCGGCGGACATCGACGCGCAGGTGATTCCCGAACCGCGCAATCGCGTGGCGTTGAAAATCATTATTGATGAGGGCTCGGTTGCCTCGATCTCTCATATCAACGTCGTGGGTAATACCGTTTTCCCGACTGAAGATCTGGTCGACCTGTTTGAGCTGAAGACCAGCGGCTGGCTGTCCTTCCTGCGCAACGATGACAAGTACTCGCGTGAGAAGCTGGCCGGTGACCTTGAGCGCCTGCGCTCCTACTACCTGGACCGTGGCTACATCAACATGGATGTGGCGTCTACCCAGGTTTCGATCACGCCGGACAAGAAGCACGTTTACGTTACCGTCAATATCAACGAAGGCGAACGCTACAGCATTCGTGATGTCAGCCTCTCCGGTGATCTGGTGGTGGCCGAGTCTGAGGTGCAGCGTCTGATGCTGGTCGAGCCGGGTCAGATTTTCTCCCGTCAGGTAATGACCTCCACATCCGACCTGATCAGCCGCCGCCTGGGTAACGAGGGTTATACCTTCGCCAGCGTCAACGGCATTCCCGAGATTCACGAAGAAGACAAGACCGTTTCGGTCACCTTCTACGTCGACCCAGGCAAGCGCGCCTACGTCAATCGCATCAACTTCCGTGGCAACACCAAGACTGAAGACCAGGTGCTGCGTCGCGAGATGCGCCAGATGGAAGGGGGCTGGGCCTCTACCTACCTGATCGATCAATCGAAGACACGTCTGGAGCGTCTGGGCTTCTTCAAGGAAGTTAACGTCGAGACCGTGCCGGTGCCGGGTGCCGATGACCTGATTGACGTCAACTACAGCGTGGAAGAGCAGCCTTCAGGCTCGGTGACCGCCAGCCTCGGTTTCTCGCAGAGCTCGGGGATCATCCTCGGTGGCTCAATCAGTCAGAACAACTTCTTCGGTACCGGTAACCGGGTCAGCATCGGCGCCAACCGCTCGGACTACCAGACCTCGCTGTCCTTCGGGTTTATGGACCCGTATTTCACCGTCGACGGTCTGAGCTTCGGTTACAACGCGTTCTACCGCACTACCGACTACGACGAGCTGGATGTTGATGTCACCAGCTACGCGGTTGACTCCTACGGTGCGGGTTTCAACTTCGGTTACCCGATCAGCGACAACTCGCGCCTGTCCTTTGGCATGAGCGCCCAGCACGACAAGATCAAGAGCGGCGTCTATACGGTGCAGGAGATTCTCGACTTCCTCCGGAACGAAGGCGACAACTTCACCAACCTGTTCTTTGATACATCCTGGTCGCAAACCACCCTGAACCGGGGCGTGTTCCCTGATCGTGGTTACTCCCAGAACCTGTCGTGGCGCGTGACCGTACCGGGCAGCGATCTGGAGTTCTACACCATGGACTACAAGGCTCAGCGCTTCTTCCCGATGACCGAAGACCTGACTCTGCGCCTGCATACTGACCTGGGCTTCGGTCGCGGGCTGGGTGGTACTGACCAGATGCCGTTCTATGAGCACTACTACGCCGGTGGTATCGGCTCGGTTCGTGGTTTCGAGGACGGTACCCTGGGTCCAAAAAGTACGCCTAACGCGGCTGACCCTGACCAGGAATCGCTGCCCTTCGGCGGTAACATCAAAATCACCGGTGGCGCTGAAGTGGTATTCCCGGCGCCTTTCGTAAAGGATCAGCGCTCTCTGCGTACTGCTCTGTTCTTCGATGTGGGTAACGTATACGATACCCAGTGCACGCGGAAGGTGACCGTTGAAGGCGACGCCAACCCCGGTTGTGGCGAAGTCGACCTTGGTGAACTGCGTTACAGCGTCGGTGTTGGTCTGTCCTGGCTGACCGCGTTGGGCCCGCTGGGCTTCAGCCTGGCCATGCCGCTCAACAGCGATTCGGGCGATGACACCCAGGTGTTCCAGTTCACCCTTGGTCAGTCGTTCTGA
- the ispC gene encoding 1-deoxy-D-xylulose-5-phosphate reductoisomerase: MTLSVTVLGATGSIGVSTLDVIARHPERYRVHALTGHSRMTELAEQCRQYRPQRAVVATAEQASALQQTLRAAGLGTEVSWGAAALTEVAAAPEVDVVMAAIVGAAGLRPTLAAAQAGKRVLLANKEALVMSGALFMQAVQASGAQLLPIDSEHNAIFQCMPGNYADGLARVGVRRILLTASGGPFRSFSQAQLANVTPAQACAHPNWSMGQKISVDSASMMNKGLELIEACWLFDAHPDQVEVVVHPQSVVHSLVDYVDGSVLAQLGNPDMRTPIAHALAWPERIDSGVSALDLLLTARLDFEAPDPLRFPCLRLAREAAAAGGTSCAVLNAANEVAVQAFLDGRVGFVDIPVIIEDALSRLPGEPVRELEHIMAVDHSARTCAERWVRTRGKSC; encoded by the coding sequence GTGACCCTGTCGGTAACGGTACTGGGGGCGACCGGTTCAATTGGTGTTAGCACCCTGGATGTGATCGCCCGTCATCCCGAGCGCTATCGTGTACACGCTCTGACCGGCCATAGTCGTATGACCGAGCTGGCCGAACAGTGCCGTCAGTATCGCCCGCAGCGCGCCGTGGTCGCGACTGCCGAGCAGGCATCTGCTCTGCAGCAGACGCTACGCGCAGCCGGCTTGGGTACCGAGGTCAGTTGGGGAGCGGCTGCGCTGACCGAGGTTGCTGCGGCCCCCGAGGTTGACGTTGTGATGGCGGCGATCGTGGGTGCCGCCGGTCTGCGGCCGACGCTCGCGGCCGCGCAGGCCGGTAAGCGGGTGCTGCTGGCCAACAAGGAAGCGCTGGTGATGTCGGGCGCGCTGTTCATGCAGGCCGTGCAGGCCTCCGGTGCCCAATTGTTGCCGATTGATAGCGAGCACAACGCGATCTTCCAGTGCATGCCCGGTAACTATGCTGATGGTCTGGCGCGCGTCGGTGTGCGGCGTATCCTGTTGACCGCCTCGGGCGGGCCTTTCCGTAGTTTTTCGCAAGCGCAGCTGGCCAACGTAACTCCGGCCCAGGCCTGTGCACACCCGAACTGGTCGATGGGGCAGAAGATTTCTGTCGATTCTGCCAGCATGATGAACAAGGGTTTGGAGCTGATTGAGGCCTGCTGGCTGTTCGACGCCCATCCTGATCAGGTCGAAGTCGTGGTACACCCGCAAAGCGTCGTGCATTCGCTGGTCGACTACGTCGACGGCTCGGTACTGGCGCAGCTCGGTAATCCTGACATGCGCACACCGATCGCCCATGCGCTGGCGTGGCCGGAGCGTATAGATTCCGGTGTTAGCGCACTGGACCTGCTGCTGACCGCGCGGTTGGATTTTGAAGCGCCGGATCCGCTGCGCTTCCCCTGCCTGCGCCTTGCGCGCGAGGCTGCCGCTGCCGGCGGTACTAGCTGCGCGGTGCTCAATGCTGCCAACGAGGTGGCGGTGCAGGCCTTTCTTGATGGCCGAGTGGGCTTTGTCGATATCCCTGTTATTATCGAGGACGCGTTGTCGCGCTTGCCGGGTGAGCCGGTACGTGAGCTTGAGCACATCATGGCGGTCGATCATTCGGCACGCACTTGTGCCGAGCGATGGGTGCGCACGCGAGGCAAGTCTTGTTGA
- the fabZ gene encoding 3-hydroxyacyl-ACP dehydratase FabZ gives MDINEIKEYLPHRYPFLLVDRVLELDLEGKRIRAYKNVSVNEPFFNGHFPQHPIMPGVLIIEAMAQAAGLLGFKMMGVKPSEGTLYYFVGSDKLRFRQPVVPGDQLQLEATYLSDKRGIWKFACRATVDGKEACSAEIICAERKI, from the coding sequence ATGGATATCAACGAAATCAAAGAATACCTGCCGCACCGTTACCCTTTCCTGTTGGTGGACCGAGTGCTGGAGCTGGATCTTGAAGGCAAGCGCATTCGAGCCTACAAGAATGTCTCGGTCAACGAGCCCTTTTTCAACGGCCACTTTCCGCAGCACCCGATCATGCCTGGTGTGCTGATCATCGAGGCCATGGCGCAGGCGGCTGGCTTGCTGGGCTTTAAGATGATGGGTGTAAAGCCCTCTGAAGGCACGCTCTATTATTTTGTTGGTTCCGACAAGTTGCGTTTCCGCCAGCCGGTTGTGCCTGGCGACCAACTGCAGCTGGAAGCGACTTACCTGAGCGATAAGCGCGGCATCTGGAAATTTGCCTGCCGTGCTACCGTGGATGGTAAAGAGGCTTGCTCGGCCGAAATTATTTGTGCGGAACGCAAGATATGA
- the lpxD gene encoding UDP-3-O-(3-hydroxymyristoyl)glucosamine N-acyltransferase → MSVDQSLSLARLAEELGAQLVGDPEIQIVGLSTLQDAEPGQLTFLANAQYRKYLADSRASAVLLTAQDADGYAGNALIVPDPYLAYARLSHRFDRKPRADAGVHPSAVVADSARVDATASIGPGAVVEADAVIGAGVSVGAQCFVGARSCIGDGGWLAPRVTLYHDVSIGERVVIQSGAVIGSEGFGFASQSGTWQKIAQIGGVRIGDDVEIGANTTIDRGALADTVIGNGVKLDNQIQIAHNVQIGDHTAMAACVGISGSTRIGRHCMIAGGVGMVGHIEVCDNVFVSGMTMVTRSITEPGAYSSGTAMQPAGEWKKSAARIRQLDGMAKRLQQLEKQIEQVTQAASDSSNA, encoded by the coding sequence ATGAGCGTTGATCAATCTCTGTCCCTTGCGCGCCTGGCTGAAGAGCTCGGCGCGCAGCTCGTTGGGGATCCGGAAATCCAGATCGTCGGCCTGTCGACGCTGCAGGACGCCGAACCCGGTCAGTTGACCTTTCTTGCCAATGCCCAGTACCGCAAATACCTGGCTGATAGTCGCGCCAGTGCCGTCTTGCTGACAGCGCAGGACGCCGATGGTTATGCCGGCAATGCGTTGATCGTTCCTGATCCTTACCTGGCGTACGCGCGGCTGTCTCACCGCTTTGATCGCAAACCACGCGCCGACGCGGGCGTGCATCCAAGTGCTGTGGTGGCTGACAGTGCCAGGGTTGATGCCACAGCCAGCATTGGCCCCGGTGCGGTTGTTGAGGCCGATGCAGTGATTGGTGCTGGTGTCAGCGTTGGCGCGCAGTGTTTTGTTGGGGCGCGCTCCTGTATCGGGGATGGCGGCTGGCTGGCGCCTCGAGTGACCCTGTATCACGACGTCAGTATCGGTGAACGGGTGGTCATTCAGTCAGGTGCGGTGATCGGTTCCGAGGGGTTTGGTTTTGCCAGTCAGAGCGGCACTTGGCAGAAGATTGCCCAGATTGGCGGCGTGCGCATTGGTGACGACGTTGAAATCGGCGCCAACACGACCATCGACCGCGGCGCGCTGGCAGATACTGTCATTGGAAACGGCGTCAAGCTGGACAACCAGATTCAGATTGCGCACAACGTCCAGATTGGCGATCACACTGCCATGGCGGCCTGTGTCGGTATCTCCGGTAGTACGCGCATCGGCCGGCATTGCATGATTGCCGGTGGCGTGGGCATGGTCGGGCATATTGAGGTGTGCGATAACGTCTTCGTCAGTGGCATGACCATGGTGACCCGCTCCATTACCGAGCCAGGGGCATACTCCTCCGGTACTGCGATGCAGCCAGCCGGCGAGTGGAAGAAAAGCGCCGCGCGTATTCGTCAGCTCGACGGCATGGCCAAACGTCTCCAGCAGTTGGAGAAACAGATCGAACAGGTGACTCAGGCGGCTTCTGATTCATCAAACGCCTGA
- a CDS encoding OmpH family outer membrane protein — MSMLVMASFQVSAEMKIAVLDYQMALLESDAAKKYSVDAESQFGSQLQRVKNLEAEAKRLQERLQRDGQQLAQSEAEKLDLEFRQKAREYQLASRELNEAKAQSDRQMLETLKPKLDAAVEAVLNAGNYDLVLDRGGVVEVKPQFDITRQVIERLNSSR; from the coding sequence ATGTCAATGCTGGTCATGGCCAGCTTCCAGGTTTCCGCCGAAATGAAAATCGCTGTTCTTGATTATCAGATGGCGTTGCTGGAATCAGACGCGGCCAAGAAATACTCTGTTGATGCCGAGTCGCAGTTTGGCTCCCAGCTGCAGCGAGTAAAGAACCTTGAGGCCGAAGCCAAGCGTCTGCAGGAGCGCCTGCAGCGTGACGGGCAACAGCTGGCCCAGAGTGAAGCTGAAAAGCTGGATCTGGAGTTTCGTCAAAAGGCCCGCGAGTATCAGCTGGCTTCCCGCGAGCTGAACGAAGCCAAGGCCCAGTCTGATCGTCAGATGCTGGAAACGCTGAAGCCCAAGCTGGACGCTGCTGTTGAGGCTGTACTTAATGCAGGTAACTATGACCTGGTGCTGGACCGTGGCGGCGTAGTTGAAGTCAAGCCGCAGTTCGATATTACCCGTCAGGTTATCGAGCGCCTGAATAGCAGCCGCTGA